A single window of Hyla sarda isolate aHylSar1 chromosome 2, aHylSar1.hap1, whole genome shotgun sequence DNA harbors:
- the KCTD7 gene encoding BTB/POZ domain-containing protein KCTD7 isoform X3, with protein MLLQLPEVIPLSVGGTCFTTRLSTLQRYEDTMLAAMFSGRHHIPTDAEGRYFIDRDGTYFGDILNFLRCGELPPRNRVKMVYKEAQYYSIGPLLDLLDKMQPLTGEKVRQAFLDLMPYYNDHLERIIEIGKLRAIQRKARFAKLKVCVFKEEMPITPYECPQFNTLRFERSESESKHFEHHCDVDVSFGPWEAVADVYDLLHCIVGDLSERGITVEHQCIGVCDKHLVNHYYCKRPIYEFKITWW; from the exons ATGCTTCTGCAGCTTCCTGAAGTCATTCCACTAAGTGTGGGAGGGACATGTTTCACCACCAGGCTGTCTACACTTCAAAGGTACGAAGACACCATGTTAGCTGCCATGTTTAGTGGACGCCATCACATTCCAACAGATGCCGAGGGCAGATACTTTATTGACAGAGATGGAACATACTTTGG tgacatattaaACTTTTTACGCTGTGGTGAACTGCCTCCACGAAACCGGGTCAAGATGGTGTACAAGGAGGCTCAATACTATTCCATTGGGCCACTTCTCGACCTCTTGGACAAGATGCAGCCACTTACTGGGGAGAAAGTTAGGCAAGCATTCTTGGACTTAATGCCTTATTATAACG atCACTTGGAACGTATCATTGAGATTGGGAAACTTCGAGCTATACAGAGGAAGGCCAGGTTTGCCAAGCTGAAAGTCTGCGTCTTCAAGGAAGAGATGCCCATTACTCCTTATGAGTGCCCACAATTCAACACATTACGTTTTGAGAGGAGTGAGAGTGAATCGAAGCATTTTGAGCATCACTGTGATGTGGACGTGTCTTTTGGGCCCTGGGAAGCAGTGGCTGATGTGTATGACCTTCTCCATTGCATAGTCGGTGATCTCTCGGAGAGAGGCATCACTGTAGAGCACCAGTGCATTGGAGTGTGCGATAAGCATCTTGTTAACCACTATTATTGCAAACGCCCTATCTATGAATTCAAAATTACTTGGTGGTGA